The genomic window GGCAGGTTTTATAGGAATTGTAAAAAAAGAAGGGGTAAAAATCATAGCAGGTGTTGCCATTGCTACGGCTTGTATGCCGCCATTGTGTACCGCAGCTTATGGAATTGCCCATCTTGATTTTAAATATTTTTTAGGTGGATTTTACTTTTACTTTATCAACTGTCTTTTTATTGGCTGGGCAACTTTTTTGCTGTCAAGGTATTTTAAATTTGAATCTATTACTAAAGAAAGAGGGAAACGCTCTCTGAAGAATGTACTTTTATGGGATTTGCTGTTGGTGATCATGCTGGTTCCGGGAATATGGATCGGATATCAGAAATGGAAAATTGAAGAAGATTCTCCGGCGCAGCTTACAGATTCAGAAAAAATCCAAGCATTGGAAAAACGAATAGAAAGTTTGGAACGCAATGTCAGACAAAATTAAACTTAAGACAATAAAAAAATACAATATGTCGGAAGGCGGAAATTCTGCGGAAGATTTTCTTACTCTTATCAAAAATTCAAGAAGAGGAAAGTTTAAAGTCTATATAGGAATGAGTGCGGGTGTAGGAAAAACGTACCGCATGCTGCAGGAAGCTCATGCCCTTTTAGAAAACGGAATTGATGTGAAAATCGGCTATATTGAAACTCATAATCGTAAAGAAACCCATGCTTTATTGGAGGGATTATCGATTATTCCCCGAAGAAAACTTTTCTACAAAGGAAAAGAGCTGGAAGAGCTGGATGTTCAGGCAGTGCTGAATCTCCGTCCGGAAGTGGTGATTGTTGACGAATTGGCTCATACCAATATTGAAGGCAGTAAGAATGAAAAACGTTGGCAGGATGTAATGGAAATTCTGGATTCCGGGATCAATGTGATTTCAGCGGTGAATATTCAACACATTGAAAGCTTAAATGAAGAGGTAAAAAGTATTACCGATATTGAAGTAAAGGAAAGAATTCCGGATTCTATGCTCTCTCAGGCAGATGAGGTTGTGAATATTGATTTAACTGCTGAAGAGCTGATCAACCGGTTAAAAGCAGGGAAAATTTATGACCAGGCGAAAATCAACTCCGCACTCAATAATTTCTTTAAATCTGAAAGTATTTTACAGCTTCGCGAGCTGGCTTTAAAAGAAGTGGCATCACAGGTTACCAGAAAAGTAGAATCTGAAGTTACCATTCATAAAGCCATAAAAAAAGAAAGATTTTTAGCCTGCATCAGCTCCAATGAAAAAACGGCTAAAAATGTGATCAGAAAAACGGCACGATTGGCTAATTATTACAATAGTCAGTGGTATCTTCTGTATGTGCAGATTCCTCGTGAAAGCTCGGATAAAATAGCTTTGGATAAGCAACGCCATCTGATTAATAATTTTAAATTAGCAACGGAATTGGGCGCGGAAATTATAAAAGTAGAAAATCCAAATGTGGCGCATACTATCATGGAGCAATGCGAAGAACGGAAAATTACGACGGTGTGTATCGGAAAACCTCACTTGAATTTATGGAAAATCATTTTAGCAACAGATACTTTTAATTCCTTATTGAATAAGTTGTCACAGGAGAACATAGATTTGGTTATATTAAGTTGAAAATTTAAAATTGAAAGATGAAAAATCAAAATATTTTAAAGGATAAATCTTATGTTTTTGCCATAAGAATCGTTAAATTCTATAAATTTTTGAAAGAGGAGAAAAAAGAATTTGTCCTTTCGAAGCAGGTTTTAAGAAGCGGAACTTCTATAGGTGCAATGGTGGAAGAAGCACTGCAAGGAGAAAGTAAAATGGATTTTATTCACAAGCTTTCAATCGCCAATAAAGAAGCCAACGAGACAAGATATTGGATAAGGCTGCTAAAAGATACGGACTTTATAGATGAGAAACTATCACAATCTCTTATTCATGATTTGGAAGAAGTGATAAGACTTTTAGTTTCAATAATTAAAACAACTAAAAACTCCGTTACAAAGTAATTTCAATTTTTAATTTACATCTATCAATTTACTTCAAGTGAAAATCAAAACAAAACTTAATATTGGGGTAGGTCTTTTGTTCATTATGATTATTGTGCTTTCGGTGTTGGGAGCATGGTACATCAACTTATTGAAAAAGGACACCAATAATATTCTGAAAGCGAATTACAATACACTTCAGTATTCCCGTAATATGTTATTAGCATTGGAAGAAATTAATTCTGATCCTTTGGCATTTAATGTTTTTGAAAAACAGCTGGAAAAACAGAAAAAGAATGTAACAGAGCCCGGAGAAAAGGAAGCAACGGATAATGTAGTGATTCATTTTCAGGTATT from Chryseobacterium camelliae includes these protein-coding regions:
- a CDS encoding four helix bundle protein, translated to MKNQNILKDKSYVFAIRIVKFYKFLKEEKKEFVLSKQVLRSGTSIGAMVEEALQGESKMDFIHKLSIANKEANETRYWIRLLKDTDFIDEKLSQSLIHDLEEVIRLLVSIIKTTKNSVTK
- a CDS encoding sensor protein KdpD, with the translated sequence MSEGGNSAEDFLTLIKNSRRGKFKVYIGMSAGVGKTYRMLQEAHALLENGIDVKIGYIETHNRKETHALLEGLSIIPRRKLFYKGKELEELDVQAVLNLRPEVVIVDELAHTNIEGSKNEKRWQDVMEILDSGINVISAVNIQHIESLNEEVKSITDIEVKERIPDSMLSQADEVVNIDLTAEELINRLKAGKIYDQAKINSALNNFFKSESILQLRELALKEVASQVTRKVESEVTIHKAIKKERFLACISSNEKTAKNVIRKTARLANYYNSQWYLLYVQIPRESSDKIALDKQRHLINNFKLATELGAEIIKVENPNVAHTIMEQCEERKITTVCIGKPHLNLWKIILATDTFNSLLNKLSQENIDLVILS